The Lewinellaceae bacterium genome has a segment encoding these proteins:
- the glmS gene encoding glutamine--fructose-6-phosphate transaminase (isomerizing): MCGIVAYLGDLEAYPVLIKGLKRLEYRGYDSAGVALLNGELNVYKKQGKVSELEHFTADKSTKGNIGIGHTRWATHGEPNDVNAHPHSSGNGNLVLVHNGIIENYASLKAALEKEGHKFVSQTDTEVLVHLIEAFQERGNLDLEEAVRLALKRVVGAYAIVVMDKKDPDKLVAAKKSSPLVIGIGKNKDYFVASDATPLVEYTNRVIYLKEEEIAVITRNQELEIKTIVDNEVQSPFIHELDMKIEALEKGGYDHFMLKEIHEQPNTIADCMRGRVNAEEGWIKLGGIEDCIDRLANAHRIIIAACGTSWHSGLIGEYLFEELARMPVEVEYASELRYRNPIITDKDVVIAISQSGETADTLAALELAKEKGALTLGIVNAVGSSIARITDAGSYIHAGPEIGVASTKAFTGQVTLLTLMALVIAKKRGTIEETYFNELLNELKAIPGKVEKVLKKSDAHIQYIASEIKNRQNALYLGRGYNFPVALEGALKLKEISYIHAEGYPAAEMKHGPIALIDEQMPVFVIATNKSAYEKVVTNIQEVKARKGFVVAIVTEGDKTISKIADHTIEIPDTLEPLTPLLSVIPMQLLSYHIAVMRGCNVDQPRNLAKSVTVE; this comes from the coding sequence ATGTGTGGAATTGTTGCTTACCTTGGAGATTTGGAGGCTTATCCGGTCTTAATTAAGGGACTGAAACGACTCGAGTATCGTGGATATGACAGTGCGGGAGTGGCCTTATTGAACGGCGAGCTTAATGTTTACAAAAAGCAAGGCAAGGTTAGTGAGCTCGAGCATTTTACTGCAGACAAATCCACAAAAGGTAACATAGGTATAGGGCATACTCGCTGGGCTACCCATGGAGAGCCCAATGATGTCAACGCCCATCCTCATTCCTCCGGGAACGGCAACTTGGTTTTGGTGCACAACGGAATTATTGAAAATTATGCTTCTCTGAAAGCAGCACTGGAAAAGGAAGGTCATAAATTTGTATCTCAAACCGATACTGAAGTTCTGGTTCATCTGATCGAAGCATTCCAGGAACGAGGTAATCTCGATCTTGAAGAAGCGGTTCGGCTGGCCCTGAAACGTGTTGTGGGAGCTTATGCCATCGTCGTGATGGATAAAAAAGATCCTGACAAGCTGGTGGCCGCCAAGAAAAGTAGTCCCCTGGTGATCGGTATTGGAAAAAATAAAGACTATTTTGTTGCTTCAGATGCTACGCCCCTAGTAGAATATACCAACAGGGTAATCTACCTGAAAGAGGAAGAAATCGCCGTGATCACCAGAAACCAGGAGCTAGAAATCAAGACCATCGTGGATAACGAAGTGCAAAGTCCTTTTATTCATGAGCTGGATATGAAGATCGAAGCACTGGAGAAGGGGGGATATGATCATTTTATGCTTAAGGAGATCCACGAACAACCTAATACCATTGCCGATTGTATGCGAGGAAGGGTGAATGCTGAAGAAGGCTGGATCAAATTGGGAGGAATAGAAGATTGTATCGACCGCCTGGCCAATGCCCATCGTATCATCATTGCGGCTTGCGGCACATCCTGGCACTCGGGGTTGATCGGGGAATACCTCTTTGAAGAACTGGCCCGAATGCCTGTTGAAGTGGAATATGCTTCCGAGTTGCGTTATCGTAATCCCATTATTACCGATAAGGACGTGGTGATCGCCATTTCCCAATCCGGAGAAACAGCAGATACGCTTGCCGCCCTGGAACTGGCCAAAGAAAAGGGAGCCCTTACCCTGGGCATCGTAAATGCAGTGGGGTCTTCCATTGCAAGAATCACCGATGCCGGCTCGTATATCCACGCTGGTCCGGAAATCGGAGTGGCTTCGACAAAAGCTTTTACAGGACAAGTGACCTTGTTGACTTTAATGGCGCTGGTCATCGCTAAAAAGCGTGGGACCATTGAAGAAACTTATTTTAATGAGTTGCTCAATGAATTGAAAGCCATCCCGGGGAAAGTTGAAAAAGTATTGAAAAAAAGTGATGCGCATATCCAGTATATTGCCTCGGAAATCAAGAACAGGCAGAATGCGCTTTACCTTGGTCGCGGGTATAATTTTCCTGTGGCGCTCGAAGGAGCATTGAAATTGAAAGAAATATCGTATATTCACGCTGAAGGATACCCGGCTGCTGAAATGAAACATGGTCCGATTGCGCTGATTGATGAGCAAATGCCCGTTTTTGTAATCGCTACCAATAAGAGCGCTTACGAAAAAGTTGTGACCAATATTCAGGAAGTAAAAGCAAGAAAAGGCTTTGTAGTAGCTATTGTTACAGAAGGAGATAAAACCATTAGTAAGATCGCAGATCATACCATTGAAATTCCTGATACTTTAGAACCGTTAACGCCGTTATTGTCGGTGATCCCCATGCAATTGCTTTCTTACCATATTGCGGTAATGAGAGGATGCAACGTGGATCAACCGAGAAATTTAGCTAAGTCGGTAACGGTAGAATAA
- a CDS encoding DUF4270 family protein → MKLYIAALFSISLVVLFMPSCIDPTEIGSELLDQDLIDVGFTDTITIVSTTIKGDSVRTHQYLTYLDGYLLGDYKDPFFGRSTASFYGQVGMIRTASGVTVLRPEFDGMVLDSAVLVMGLDSNYFYGNVSYDHPFVVRVSQLADAFDPIDEQFSNAIFQTVPDGVGLPGETIFEIFPRFDTISVDDYSAGVRDTVSFPHIRLKLPNQFGQKFLDADSLVYVSDSSFVDFFPGFSIEPISENDGLLALDLLVSGSDAVAGLYLYYSPVGGGDPAQYRFPFNSYRMRAATLKNDHFASPVGDYINNPDRDSLVFMQGMEGLYTKLELPFVTDNKGLIVNKAELELTIAELPGFNYDVYAPVERIIVSTLDDDGNLGVISDVSFASDLDASYGGTIVKGTDGHPDSYKINISSHMQDMIDGVEPPVIYLTTYRRALNLGQVAIYGGSHEQYPIKINLHFTKQ, encoded by the coding sequence ATGAAACTATACATTGCTGCTTTGTTTTCAATCTCTTTGGTGGTACTCTTTATGCCTTCATGCATCGATCCCACGGAAATCGGTTCAGAATTACTGGATCAGGATCTAATTGACGTAGGATTTACCGATACCATTACGATTGTTTCTACTACTATTAAAGGGGATTCCGTGAGGACGCACCAGTATTTGACCTATCTGGATGGCTATTTGCTGGGCGATTACAAAGATCCTTTTTTTGGCAGGTCCACCGCCTCGTTTTACGGTCAGGTCGGCATGATACGGACCGCCTCCGGGGTAACCGTACTTAGGCCTGAATTCGATGGTATGGTCCTTGATTCTGCCGTTTTGGTCATGGGGCTTGATTCAAATTATTTCTACGGGAATGTTTCTTATGATCACCCCTTTGTGGTGAGAGTTTCTCAATTGGCTGATGCGTTCGATCCGATTGATGAACAATTTTCCAATGCCATTTTTCAGACGGTTCCCGATGGGGTGGGTTTGCCGGGAGAAACCATCTTTGAAATCTTTCCCCGTTTTGACACCATCAGCGTAGATGATTATTCCGCTGGGGTCAGGGATACTGTTTCTTTTCCTCACATAAGACTAAAACTGCCCAACCAGTTTGGACAAAAATTCCTGGATGCGGATTCTCTCGTTTACGTAAGTGACAGTTCTTTTGTGGATTTTTTTCCCGGATTTTCGATAGAGCCTATTTCTGAAAATGACGGCCTTCTGGCCCTGGATCTTCTAGTTTCAGGAAGTGATGCCGTAGCAGGTTTGTATTTGTATTATTCTCCGGTTGGAGGGGGAGATCCTGCCCAGTACAGGTTTCCGTTCAATTCTTATCGAATGCGCGCCGCTACTCTTAAAAATGATCACTTCGCTTCTCCTGTAGGAGATTATATTAATAATCCGGACAGGGATTCCCTTGTTTTTATGCAAGGAATGGAAGGACTGTACACCAAGCTTGAACTGCCTTTTGTAACAGATAATAAGGGACTCATTGTCAATAAAGCTGAACTGGAGCTCACTATTGCTGAATTGCCTGGTTTTAATTACGATGTTTATGCTCCGGTGGAGCGCATTATTGTTTCAACTTTGGATGATGATGGTAACCTGGGCGTTATTTCTGACGTTTCATTTGCCTCAGATCTCGATGCTTCCTACGGCGGCACCATTGTCAAGGGAACCGATGGGCATCCCGATAGTTATAAAATCAATATCTCCAGCCATATGCAGGATATGATTGACGGGGTTGAACCTCCGGTAATTTATCTGACTACTTATCGCAGGGCTTTAAATCTTGGACAGGTAGCTATTTACGGAGGATCACATGAACAATATCCGATAAAAATAAACCTGCATTTTACCAAGCAGTAA
- a CDS encoding glycogen/starch synthase: MSKKKVLIVTQEMHPYTALSEVSEIARKLPQYAHEKGMEIRLLMPRFGVINERRHRLHEVVRLSGMNIIVDDDDYPLIIKVASLPEARIQVYFLDNEDFFKRKAMFEDEEGKPFEDNMDRMIFFCKGVIETVKKFGWPPDIIHCHGWMTSLIPLFIKEAYKTEPLFQQSKVVYSAYEDKYSQAFDESFYEKASINNLAEEDLMAFQKGVKVVLTKGAVECSDGVIIADEKMAEMVKEFAANSGVPVLEAGEDYLADYIEFYKKLLTEEEVEG, encoded by the coding sequence ATGAGTAAAAAGAAAGTGTTGATTGTTACCCAGGAGATGCATCCATATACTGCCCTCTCCGAGGTAAGTGAAATTGCTAGAAAACTACCCCAATATGCGCACGAAAAAGGAATGGAAATTCGTTTATTGATGCCACGATTCGGTGTTATTAATGAAAGAAGACACCGCCTTCATGAAGTGGTAAGATTGTCGGGAATGAATATTATTGTGGATGATGATGATTACCCGTTAATAATTAAAGTCGCTTCTCTGCCCGAAGCAAGGATTCAGGTTTACTTCCTGGATAATGAGGATTTTTTCAAAAGAAAGGCCATGTTCGAAGATGAAGAAGGCAAGCCTTTTGAAGATAATATGGACAGGATGATTTTCTTTTGCAAGGGAGTCATTGAAACGGTTAAAAAATTTGGCTGGCCCCCTGACATTATTCATTGCCATGGCTGGATGACGAGTCTGATCCCTCTTTTTATCAAAGAAGCCTATAAAACAGAACCACTTTTCCAACAGTCAAAGGTTGTTTATTCTGCCTATGAGGATAAATATTCCCAGGCCTTCGATGAAAGTTTTTATGAAAAGGCCTCCATCAACAACCTGGCGGAAGAAGATTTAATGGCTTTTCAAAAAGGGGTAAAGGTCGTTTTAACCAAAGGGGCCGTAGAATGTTCGGATGGCGTAATCATCGCCGATGAAAAAATGGCGGAAATGGTTAAAGAATTTGCCGCAAACAGCGGGGTGCCGGTGCTGGAAGCAGGAGAGGACTACCTGGCTGATTATATTGAATTTTATAAGAAACTCCTCACCGAAGAAGAAGTAGAAGGTTGA
- a CDS encoding pantoate--beta-alanine ligase: MFIFKKTADLKAFLKKNNASIHPIGFVPTMGALHEGHLSLIRMSKSSNSLSICSIFINPTQFNQAADLQRYPRTPSNDIALLAKVGCDVLFLPEVSEIYPPGLDTTVKIDLNGLDNIMEGEFRPGHFAGVLQVVKRLLDIIEPNNLYLGQKDFQQFSIIQHMIRELSLPVNLVIAPIIREPNGLAKSSRNERLSPKQKEQASVIYEALLESKAQMDSHDIPGIKMKALRNLSIPGFKPEYFEIVDGSTLLPVKHKDDADWIVACTAVWAGEVRLIDNIVLKEK; the protein is encoded by the coding sequence ATGTTTATTTTCAAAAAAACAGCAGACCTTAAGGCCTTTTTAAAGAAGAATAATGCTTCAATCCACCCTATTGGATTTGTGCCAACCATGGGCGCCTTGCACGAAGGGCATTTGTCTTTAATTCGTATGTCAAAATCAAGCAATAGCCTTAGCATTTGCAGTATTTTCATCAATCCAACCCAGTTCAACCAGGCTGCCGACCTGCAGCGATACCCGAGAACTCCAAGTAATGACATAGCCCTGTTGGCAAAGGTTGGTTGTGACGTGCTTTTTTTGCCGGAGGTAAGTGAAATATACCCTCCTGGACTTGACACCACCGTGAAGATTGATTTGAACGGACTCGATAACATCATGGAAGGCGAATTTCGCCCAGGACATTTTGCCGGAGTACTGCAGGTGGTCAAACGTTTACTCGACATTATCGAACCCAACAACCTCTATCTCGGACAAAAAGATTTTCAACAGTTTTCCATCATACAACATATGATCAGGGAGCTTTCACTGCCCGTCAACCTGGTGATCGCTCCTATTATCAGAGAGCCAAACGGCCTGGCTAAAAGTTCCCGGAATGAACGCCTCAGCCCAAAACAAAAGGAACAGGCAAGCGTTATTTATGAGGCCTTGCTGGAATCAAAAGCTCAGATGGATTCCCATGATATTCCGGGGATAAAAATGAAGGCACTCCGAAATTTGAGTATCCCCGGTTTTAAGCCTGAATATTTTGAAATTGTGGACGGATCAACCCTCCTGCCTGTAAAACATAAGGATGATGCCGACTGGATCGTTGCCTGCACAGCCGTTTGGGCAGGAGAGGTGAGATTGATTGATAACATTGTCCTGAAGGAAAAATAA
- a CDS encoding flippase-like domain-containing protein — translation MKKSLINILKFSLFLGIGLVILYLVYKHQNTAYLAECGLRGIPESECSLIDKVIQDFKGANYFWILLVLVAFTLSNISRAIRWNMLMRPLGYQPRLINSFLAVVIGYFANLGFPRMGEIIRPATISRYEKIPLESAIGTIVTDRILDVISILILTAAVLFIEFDNIWSFLLENGSFGEKLDTLQRVGFYFFVCVLLALTAFWIFRKTLMNNPLFTKLKEIGLGFWNGILSIRKVKRIGLFIFHSINIWFMYFMMTWLCFFAFAPTAHLPMVAALIVFVFGGWGVVIPSPGGMGTYHFMVIAALSIYGISGDDAFSWANIAFFSIQLGVNIFIGMLALILLPIINKEHKAIRTEGT, via the coding sequence TTGAAAAAGAGCCTGATCAACATTTTAAAATTTTCCCTTTTCCTGGGAATCGGACTGGTGATCCTGTACCTGGTCTATAAACATCAGAATACAGCCTACCTGGCAGAGTGTGGTCTGCGTGGCATTCCGGAATCAGAATGCAGCCTGATAGACAAAGTCATTCAGGATTTCAAAGGGGCCAATTACTTCTGGATATTACTGGTTTTGGTGGCGTTCACCCTCAGCAATATCAGCAGAGCAATACGATGGAATATGCTCATGAGGCCGCTTGGATATCAACCCAGGCTCATCAATTCATTCCTCGCGGTCGTGATCGGGTATTTTGCTAACTTGGGTTTCCCCAGGATGGGCGAGATCATCAGGCCTGCTACCATTTCACGTTATGAAAAAATCCCCCTGGAAAGCGCCATCGGTACCATTGTCACCGACAGAATACTGGATGTGATCAGCATTTTGATTCTGACGGCAGCCGTATTGTTCATCGAATTTGACAATATATGGTCCTTTCTACTGGAAAATGGCTCTTTCGGAGAAAAACTGGACACCTTACAGCGCGTCGGTTTTTACTTTTTTGTCTGTGTGCTTCTGGCACTCACCGCCTTCTGGATTTTCAGGAAAACGCTCATGAATAATCCGCTTTTCACAAAACTAAAAGAAATTGGCCTTGGATTCTGGAACGGTATCTTGAGCATCAGGAAGGTGAAACGGATCGGGTTGTTCATTTTTCACAGCATCAATATATGGTTCATGTATTTCATGATGACCTGGCTGTGTTTTTTCGCTTTTGCCCCCACAGCTCATCTGCCCATGGTGGCCGCCCTCATCGTTTTTGTTTTCGGCGGATGGGGAGTCGTCATCCCTTCCCCCGGAGGGATGGGTACTTACCATTTTATGGTGATCGCCGCCCTGAGCATTTATGGAATCAGCGGTGATGATGCCTTTTCCTGGGCCAATATTGCTTTCTTTTCCATTCAACTGGGCGTGAATATTTTTATCGGCATGCTGGCTCTTATTTTGCTGCCGATTATTAATAAAGAACATAAAGCAATAAGGACGGAAGGGACATAA
- the rfaE2 gene encoding D-glycero-beta-D-manno-heptose 1-phosphate adenylyltransferase, which yields MLEEIRSKIKTREEISQQVAEWKAAGQKIVFTNGCFDILHYGHVHYLAQARSLGDKLVIGLNSNASVKRLKGQNRPINDDDTRMYLLASLQFVDAVVVFEEDTPLELLKAVTPDILVKGGDYSLETIVGADIVLGRGGEVKSLAFVDGYSTTAIEQRLKKG from the coding sequence ATGCTGGAAGAAATCAGGTCAAAAATAAAAACCAGGGAAGAGATCAGCCAACAGGTTGCAGAATGGAAGGCTGCGGGACAAAAGATCGTATTCACCAACGGTTGTTTTGACATCCTTCACTATGGTCATGTACACTACCTGGCACAGGCCCGGTCCCTTGGCGACAAACTGGTCATCGGGCTCAACAGCAATGCCTCTGTAAAAAGGCTTAAAGGACAAAACCGGCCGATCAATGACGATGATACCAGGATGTATTTGCTGGCCTCCCTGCAATTTGTTGACGCGGTGGTCGTTTTTGAAGAGGACACTCCCCTCGAACTGCTGAAGGCCGTAACCCCTGACATACTCGTCAAGGGCGGAGATTATTCCCTCGAAACCATTGTAGGAGCCGACATCGTTCTCGGCAGAGGAGGAGAAGTCAAAAGCCTGGCTTTTGTAGACGGATATTCTACAACCGCCATTGAACAGAGACTTAAAAAAGGGTAA
- a CDS encoding Nif3-like dinuclear metal center hexameric protein: MRIRELTGFLESIAPLNYQENYDNAGLICGNWDTEIQGVLIALDSTEAIVEEAIAKKCNLIVAHHPIVFRGLKRFNGSNYVERTVIKAIKNDIAIYAIHTNLDNVFIKGVNEKIAEKIGLTGTSILAPKPGVVNPEQTIGAGIVGTLRNPMEETYFLEFLKKTMQTGCVRYTALLNKPVSRIAVCGGSGSFLLAAAIEEKADVFITGDFKYHEFFDAENKIIIADIGHFESEQFTIELLYELISGKFSNFALHCTEVVTNPVKYL, translated from the coding sequence ATGCGCATTAGAGAATTGACGGGTTTTCTGGAAAGCATTGCCCCTTTAAATTACCAGGAAAATTACGACAATGCCGGCCTCATCTGTGGCAATTGGGATACTGAGATCCAGGGCGTTTTGATAGCGCTGGATTCCACTGAAGCCATTGTAGAAGAGGCTATTGCAAAAAAATGTAACCTCATTGTTGCCCATCATCCCATTGTTTTCAGGGGACTGAAACGGTTCAACGGAAGCAATTACGTAGAAAGAACCGTAATAAAGGCTATCAAAAACGATATTGCCATTTATGCCATCCATACCAACCTGGATAACGTGTTCATCAAAGGGGTCAACGAAAAAATTGCAGAGAAGATCGGCTTGACCGGCACCAGCATCCTCGCCCCCAAACCAGGGGTGGTCAACCCGGAACAAACCATAGGCGCCGGTATAGTAGGAACCTTACGGAATCCTATGGAAGAAACTTATTTTTTGGAATTTTTAAAAAAAACAATGCAAACCGGCTGCGTCAGATATACAGCCCTACTGAATAAACCGGTAAGCAGAATCGCCGTATGTGGCGGATCAGGAAGCTTTTTACTGGCTGCGGCCATTGAAGAAAAAGCAGACGTTTTTATTACCGGGGATTTCAAATACCACGAGTTTTTCGATGCGGAAAACAAGATAATTATTGCCGATATCGGGCATTTTGAAAGCGAACAGTTTACAATTGAGCTTTTGTATGAACTAATATCAGGGAAATTTAGTAATTTTGCACTCCATTGTACGGAGGTAGTTACCAATCCGGTCAAATATCTGTAG